The following proteins come from a genomic window of Rissa tridactyla isolate bRisTri1 chromosome 11, bRisTri1.patW.cur.20221130, whole genome shotgun sequence:
- the SRA1 gene encoding steroid receptor RNA activator 1 — protein sequence MAELYVKPGNQERGWNDPPQFSYGLQAQAGGARRTPLTRRPPPPPAGAPPGQHPRSPAPSSRAPGGPGPGAAPAPPRADGAPRRRLSPAGAPPEPGSAAPAPPPPPPALGPPPPGPLGPALRAERGRPSPAAGPEEECGLPAEAVLAPLREALAACRPAVQKQVCDDIARRLTVLGDAWAQGKLSAPVRKRMSLLVQELQQRHWEAADEIHRSLMVDHVNEVSQWLVGVKRLIAESRSLPAAEPAAATDGGAEAEPGQEDP from the exons ATGGCGGAGCTCTACGTGAAGCCGG GGAACCAGGAGCGTGGCTGGAACGACCCCCCCCAGTTCTCCTACGGGCTGCAGGCGCAGGCCGGCGGGGCCAGGCGGACGCCCCtcacccgccgcccccccccgccgcccgccggggcgCCCCCAGGTCAGCACCCGCGAAGCCCTGCCCCGAGCAGCCGCGCTCCGGGCGGGCCGGGGCCCGGCGCagcccccgccccaccccgggcTGACGGGGCTCCGCGCCGGCGCCTCTCCCCTGCAGGTGCCCCCCCGGAGCCGGGCAGCgccgctcccgctcctccgccgccccccccggcgctggggccgcccccccccgggcccctcGGCCCCGCACTGCGAGCGGAGCGCggccggcccagccccgccgccggcccggagGAGGAGTGCGGCCTGCCCGCCGAGGCGGTCCTCGCCCCGCTGAGGGAGGCCCTGGCCGCCTGCCGCCCCGCCGTGCAG AAACAAGTATGCGACGACATCGCGCGGCGGCTGACGGTGCTGGGGGATGCCTGGGCTCAGGGGAAGCTGTCGGCCCcggtgaggaagaggatgagcCTCCTGGTGCAAG agctgcagcagcggcACTGGGAGGCAGCTGACGAGATCCACCGCTCGCTCATGGTGGACCATGTGAACGAGGTGAGCCAGTGGCTGGTGGGTGTCAAGCGCCTGATCGCCGAGTCGAGGAGCCTGCCTGCTGCGGAGCCGGCTGCAGCGACGGATGGCGGCGCTGAAGCCGAGCCTGGCCAAGAGGATCCTTGA
- the APBB3 gene encoding amyloid-beta A4 precursor protein-binding family B member 3: MLGKDYMLAIVLVNCDDNLWSDQSLETDPDLPPGWRKIRDSLGTYYWHVPTGTTQWQHPAHTTNLGGHPEANGEETFQGMDCQAPAAKHSAEDRPIPSPMASLSRRTSLPWHGDDVQHRAEPASKCFAVRSLGWVEIPEEDLAPGKSSIAVNNCIQQLSNSKGSAENRGEGQDLVMILKKDTMSLVDPLNRSLIHHQPILNIRVWGVGCNNGRDRDFAFVASDKDTCVLKCHVFHCNVPAKGIAKALHEMCSKIVAERAVASSGPPCATTLESVSTEDLPLQVDILEAVRQSMQTYEALYIGSLPVRRAMGMDVLNEAIEKLTRGPGRERWTPSLIRVSDTAMRVHPVQEDEEAAHIWECQVRYVTFLGVGRDAHTFALIVDTGRRFQCAAFWCEPDAGTISEAVQAACMVQYQKCLVAAAPGAKQKGATGRDRPGPAAAGDAASGATKASGGSGGTAGAGARKRGLFSFLEAFRLRRALLHTP; encoded by the exons atGCTGGGCAAGGACTACATGCTGGCCATCGTCCTCGTCAACTGCGACG ACAACCTCTGGAGCGACCAGAGCCTGGAGACAGACCCTGACCTCCCCCCAGGCTGGAGGAAAATCCGAGACTCTCTGGGCACCTACTACTGGCATGTGCCGACCGGCACAACGCAGTGGCAGCACCCTGCACACACCACCAACCTGGGAGGGCACCCGGAGGCCAATGGAGAGGAGACATTCCAGGGAATG gaCTGCCAGGCCCCCGCGGCGAAGCACTCGGCAGAGGACAGGCCCATTCCCAGCCCCATGGCTTCACTGTCCCGGAG GACCTCGCTGCCCTGGCATGGAGATgacgtccagcacagggcagagcccgCCTCCAAG TGCTTTGCTGTGCGCTCGCTGGGCTGGGTGGAGATCCCCGAGGAGGACCTGGCACCTGGCAAGAGCAGCATCGCCGTCAACAACTGCATCCAGCAGCTCTCCAACAGCAAGGGCTCTGCAGAGAACCGGGGCGAG GGCCAGGACCTGGTGATGATCCTGAAGAAGGACACCATGAGCCTGGTGGACCCCCTCAACCGCAGCCTCATCCACCACCAGCCCATCCTCAACATCCGCGTCTGGGGCGTTGGCTGCAACAATGGCAG GGACAG AGACTTTGCCTTCGTGGCCAGTGACAAGGACACCTGTGTCCTCAAGTGTCACGTCTTCCACTGCAACGTGCCCGCCAAAGGCATCGCCAAGGCCCTGCACGAGATGTGCTCCAAG ATCGTGGCTGAGCGAGCCGTAGCGAGCAGCGGGCCACCATGCGCCACCACACTGGAGTCCGTCTCCACTGAAGACCTGCCGCTGCAAG TTGATATCCTGGAGGCGGTGAGGCAGTCGATGCAGACCTACGAGGCGCTGTACATCGGCAGCCTGCCGGTGCGCAGGGCCATGG ggatggATGTGCTGAACGAGGCCATCGAGAAGCTGACGAGAGGCCCCGGGCGGGAGCGCTGGACGCCCTCCCTCATCCGCGTGTCCGACACGGCCATGAGGGTGCaccccgtgcag GAGGACGAGGAGGCGGCGCACATCTGGGAGTGCCAGGTGCGGTACGTGACCTTCCTGGGGGTGGGCCGGGACGCCCACACCTTCGCGCTCATCGTGGACACGGGGCGACGCTTCCAGTGTGCGGCTTTCTGGTGCGAGCCTGACGCCGGCACCATCTCGGAGGCGGTGCAGGCAGCCTGCATG gTGCAGTACCAGAAGTGTCTGGTGGCCGCTGCACCGGGGGCTAAGCAGAAGGGTGCGACAGGCCgggaccggcccggcccggcggccgcgggggaCGCTGCCAGCGGGGCGACCAAGGCCAGCGGAGGCAGCGGAGGGACGGCGGGGGCCGGTGCCCGCAAGCGGGgcctcttctccttcctggagGCCTTCCGCCTCAGGCGAGCCCTCCTCCACACCCCATag